One window from the genome of Pyrobaculum ferrireducens encodes:
- the tmk gene encoding dTMP kinase — MAFVAVEGIDGSGKSTVIQLLAKLLPKVYVTKEPSDGPVGRLIKEWALKGGSVDPHVDALLFAADRIEHYKREVEPKIREGYLVISERYVESSIAYQGAAGVPIDFIKYINKLVPRPDLTVILDVDPEVAEARIRRRGHVEKYEYVQFLRRVREIYLTRAAEEGHPVVDASRSPEEVAADVAEIIHRSVIEPRGRQSLG, encoded by the coding sequence ATGGCGTTTGTAGCAGTGGAGGGAATTGACGGATCGGGCAAGAGCACCGTGATACAGCTCCTCGCCAAGCTACTGCCGAAGGTGTACGTCACGAAGGAGCCCAGCGACGGCCCCGTGGGTAGGTTAATAAAGGAGTGGGCCCTGAAGGGGGGGTCTGTTGACCCCCACGTCGATGCGTTGCTGTTTGCAGCCGACCGTATAGAGCACTACAAGAGAGAGGTGGAGCCGAAGATAAGGGAGGGGTACCTGGTCATCAGCGAACGCTACGTGGAGTCCTCAATAGCGTACCAAGGCGCGGCGGGGGTGCCGATAGACTTCATAAAATACATCAACAAGCTGGTGCCGAGGCCCGATCTTACTGTAATCCTCGACGTCGATCCAGAAGTCGCCGAGGCCCGTATTAGGAGGAGGGGGCACGTGGAGAAGTACGAATACGTCCAATTCCTGAGGAGGGTTAGGGAGATATACCTAACCAGAGCGGCCGAAGAGGGGCACCCCGTGGTAGATGCCTCCCGGAGTCCGGAAGAGGTGGCCGCAGACGTGGCGGAGATAATACACAGGTCGGTAATCGAACCGCGCGGGAGACAGTCGCTGGGCTGA
- the hisG gene encoding ATP phosphoribosyltransferase, which translates to MLLAVPSKGRLQEPTLKLLEAVGIRPLASDERALVVPTSWSVVNLIRARPEDIPHIVESGRVWAGVTGHDYVVESGSNVAEVLDLEFGRGKLVVAVLKSSGVSTVEELPPGARVATKFVNIAYNYFAELGKRVRIIRVTGSVEVLPQLGIADAILDVMATGTTLEVHGLRPIATVLETSARLVVNPRYVEHELTKKLVTFIRGYYAAQGRKMVFLNVPADKLEAVLTVLPAMEAPSVTRLAKGDVYEVFSVVPEDVLPDLVMRLKEAGARDIVITPIEKLIT; encoded by the coding sequence ATGCTTCTGGCGGTTCCTAGCAAGGGCAGGCTTCAGGAGCCTACGCTGAAGCTTCTCGAGGCCGTCGGCATCAGGCCGCTGGCTTCGGACGAGAGGGCGCTGGTGGTGCCCACCTCGTGGAGCGTGGTAAATCTCATACGGGCTAGGCCCGAGGACATACCGCACATAGTCGAGAGCGGGAGGGTTTGGGCTGGCGTGACGGGACACGACTACGTGGTGGAGTCCGGCTCAAACGTCGCCGAGGTGCTCGACCTAGAGTTCGGGAGGGGGAAGCTGGTGGTTGCAGTTCTGAAATCCAGCGGCGTCTCTACCGTCGAGGAGCTCCCTCCCGGGGCTCGGGTTGCCACTAAGTTCGTCAACATCGCTTACAACTACTTCGCAGAGCTGGGGAAGAGAGTCCGCATTATTAGAGTGACGGGATCGGTTGAGGTGTTGCCGCAACTCGGCATCGCGGACGCCATACTGGACGTGATGGCGACTGGCACCACTCTGGAGGTGCACGGGCTGAGGCCGATAGCCACCGTGCTCGAGACCTCGGCGAGGCTCGTAGTAAACCCCCGCTACGTGGAGCACGAATTAACCAAGAAGCTCGTCACATTCATAAGGGGGTACTACGCGGCGCAGGGTAGGAAGATGGTGTTTCTAAACGTCCCCGCAGACAAGCTAGAGGCTGTGCTGACGGTGCTCCCGGCGATGGAGGCCCCCAGCGTGACGAGACTAGCAAAAGGCGACGTCTACGAAGTCTTTTCTGTAGTCCCCGAAGACGTACTCCCAGACCTCGTGATGCGGCTTAAAGAGGCGGGGGCAAGAGACATAGTAATAACCCCGATTGAGAAGTTGATAACATAG
- a CDS encoding PaREP1 family protein, producing MELSRRGVQILRIPLEDVAKARLMESRAEVELARKFLHAGLLRNAAGKAFQAWKAYLSYLAIKHQDLFQLEGVKILRRGIGVLRKELVLALAPTTMMTQLAEKLGAREPEVVELTALALLIHEYQHNGPDPSGVLSKIPSDDAARGLIERLVAQLERRLAGEAGREPPRLSG from the coding sequence GTGGAGCTCAGCCGGAGGGGGGTCCAGATATTGAGGATACCGCTGGAGGACGTGGCGAAGGCAAGGCTTATGGAGAGCAGAGCTGAGGTAGAGCTGGCTAGGAAATTCCTCCACGCAGGTCTCCTAAGGAACGCCGCCGGCAAGGCTTTCCAAGCGTGGAAGGCATATCTCTCCTACCTAGCAATTAAGCACCAAGATCTGTTCCAGCTAGAGGGTGTTAAAATCTTGAGGAGGGGCATCGGCGTCTTGCGTAAGGAGCTGGTGCTTGCCCTGGCGCCCACCACCATGATGACGCAACTGGCTGAGAAGCTAGGCGCGAGGGAGCCGGAGGTCGTGGAGCTCACCGCCTTGGCTTTGCTAATACATGAATACCAGCACAACGGCCCGGATCCCTCCGGTGTTCTGAGCAAAATACCCAGCGATGACGCGGCCAGGGGCCTTATAGAGAGGCTAGTTGCGCAACTAGAGAGGAGGCTGGCGGGCGAGGCCGGCAGAGAGCCGCCGCGGCTCTCGGGTTAA
- a CDS encoding pyridoxal phosphate-dependent aminotransferase, translating to MLVPEIDFAYDEPDVGYQRIRLHFNENLFLPEDYYRAVTALPEPWEIRYYTDPNNRKLAVAIERHLGLPQGSVVITAGADEGLRLAMQLAAHMGRGLAIVEPTYGMARVVARQVGLRPVVATYGGDLSLDVEAVARLGVGAVYVCSPNNPTAHVVKEVEELAARFSGLVVLDAAYAEFAGYWTPKLYEYGNVAEVRTFSKAWGLAGLRVGYVVAQRRLAEALRALSPPHPISSFSAKVVEKALEVGRPYVERSVEELSEVRQWAAAQIRGDKYHGPTNFITVKVGDAEAAASKLEEAGFVVRVLGGKPLCPSCIRFTLAPRPIMDKFLQQLEKVLQETSGGRSQAP from the coding sequence GTGTTGGTGCCTGAAATAGACTTCGCCTACGATGAGCCTGACGTGGGCTATCAGAGGATAAGGCTTCACTTTAATGAAAACCTCTTCCTCCCTGAGGATTACTACAGAGCCGTCACGGCGCTCCCCGAGCCGTGGGAGATACGCTACTACACAGATCCTAATAATAGGAAGCTAGCAGTGGCTATAGAGAGGCATCTAGGCCTCCCACAAGGCTCCGTCGTTATAACTGCTGGGGCTGACGAGGGGCTGAGGCTCGCCATGCAACTAGCCGCGCATATGGGGCGCGGCTTGGCTATTGTGGAGCCCACCTACGGCATGGCGCGTGTGGTGGCTAGGCAGGTGGGGCTGAGGCCCGTAGTTGCCACCTACGGCGGGGACTTGTCTCTAGACGTCGAGGCGGTGGCGAGGCTTGGCGTCGGCGCTGTGTACGTCTGCTCGCCTAACAACCCCACCGCCCACGTGGTGAAGGAGGTGGAGGAGCTCGCGGCGAGGTTCAGCGGCCTTGTGGTGCTAGACGCCGCATACGCCGAGTTCGCCGGGTACTGGACGCCGAAGCTGTACGAATATGGAAACGTCGCTGAGGTGAGGACTTTTTCAAAGGCGTGGGGGCTTGCGGGGCTGAGGGTGGGCTACGTCGTAGCCCAGAGGCGGCTGGCAGAGGCTCTGAGGGCGCTGTCACCGCCGCACCCCATCTCCTCCTTCTCGGCCAAGGTGGTGGAAAAGGCGCTGGAGGTCGGCAGACCGTACGTGGAGCGCTCCGTGGAGGAGTTGAGTGAAGTACGCCAGTGGGCCGCGGCGCAGATAAGAGGCGACAAGTACCACGGCCCCACAAACTTCATCACAGTCAAGGTTGGCGACGCAGAGGCCGCGGCCTCCAAGCTAGAGGAGGCCGGCTTCGTGGTGAGGGTACTCGGCGGAAAGCCGCTCTGCCCCTCATGCATACGCTTCACCCTAGCCCCCCGCCCCATCATGGACAAGTTCCTCCAACAGTTAGAAAAAGTCCTGCAAGAAACCTCTGGAGGTAGGAGCCAGGCTCCTTAG
- a CDS encoding PaREP1 family protein, with amino-acid sequence METLVLPSKIVRELKARAEEAGVSIEDYLLERLLADVDPPGKAKAYAEAALDLLRAAGEELGTGDFRQASEKIWGAAALAVKAYAYWRDGVRLASHGELWRYKDKIAAELGDWIRDAWNAANAMHINFYEGWATESDVRKAYEEVKNFVDRIAKRILEHDKSKNQTNSHGA; translated from the coding sequence GTGGAGACGTTAGTGTTGCCGTCTAAAATCGTGAGGGAGCTTAAGGCAAGAGCGGAGGAGGCCGGCGTGTCTATAGAGGATTATCTATTAGAGCGGCTACTAGCCGACGTAGATCCACCCGGCAAAGCTAAAGCATACGCCGAGGCTGCCTTAGATCTGCTGAGGGCGGCGGGGGAGGAGCTTGGAACCGGCGACTTCCGTCAGGCTAGTGAGAAGATTTGGGGGGCGGCGGCGCTGGCTGTGAAGGCCTACGCCTACTGGCGCGACGGCGTTAGACTGGCGTCACACGGAGAGCTGTGGCGCTATAAGGATAAAATCGCCGCCGAGCTAGGCGACTGGATACGCGACGCCTGGAACGCCGCAAACGCCATGCATATAAACTTCTACGAGGGGTGGGCCACCGAATCCGACGTGAGGAAAGCCTACGAGGAGGTAAAAAACTTCGTCGATAGGATCGCCAAGCGAATTCTCGAACACGACAAATCTAAAAACCAGACAAATTCTCATGGAGCCTAG
- the hisI gene encoding phosphoribosyl-AMP cyclohydrolase, whose amino-acid sequence MEPRPLASAEEAWKIASSLRYRHIDGTVVAVAQDVVTKDVLMVAYMDPIAVVLTLTTGLAHYFSTTRKRVWLKGETSGHYQIVKEFRTDCDGDAVVLKVFQIGAACHTGSRSCFESSASHVLKSGEERRGLL is encoded by the coding sequence ATGGAGCCTAGGCCTTTGGCATCTGCTGAGGAGGCTTGGAAAATTGCGTCGTCTTTACGCTACCGCCACATAGATGGCACTGTGGTGGCGGTTGCGCAAGACGTGGTTACTAAAGACGTTTTGATGGTGGCGTATATGGACCCGATCGCCGTGGTGCTGACGCTCACCACGGGCCTCGCGCATTACTTCTCCACCACGCGCAAGAGGGTCTGGCTGAAGGGGGAGACCAGCGGCCACTACCAGATAGTAAAGGAGTTTAGGACGGACTGCGACGGCGACGCCGTCGTGCTCAAGGTCTTCCAGATAGGCGCGGCGTGCCACACGGGTTCCAGGTCGTGTTTCGAGTCCTCGGCATCGCACGTCTTGAAGAGCGGGGAGGAGCGGCGCGGCTTGCTGTAG
- the hisH gene encoding imidazole glycerol phosphate synthase subunit HisH — translation MFVGVVDYTVGNVGSVLTALRRAGAEPVVVKSLREAARVDALVLPGVGTYEAAYALAHEFRNAILEKPTLAICLGMQLLFEASEEGGGQGLAVFRGRVERVRARKVPHIGWAYTHVARPDGVVEEGYYYYLHSYGVRWDGEDPSHIAYVELGDRYAAAVRRGHILGVQFHPERSGKAGLALIRRFLAEARR, via the coding sequence GTGTTTGTTGGTGTTGTGGACTACACAGTGGGCAACGTCGGTAGCGTACTTACGGCGTTAAGAAGGGCGGGGGCAGAGCCTGTAGTTGTGAAAAGCTTAAGGGAGGCGGCGAGGGTCGACGCTCTGGTGTTGCCCGGCGTCGGCACCTACGAGGCGGCCTACGCGCTGGCCCACGAATTTAGAAATGCGATTTTGGAAAAGCCAACGCTGGCCATATGCCTCGGCATGCAGTTGCTATTCGAGGCGAGCGAAGAGGGCGGGGGGCAGGGGCTCGCAGTCTTCAGAGGGCGGGTGGAGAGGGTAAGGGCTCGGAAGGTGCCGCACATCGGCTGGGCGTATACGCATGTGGCGAGGCCCGACGGCGTGGTGGAGGAGGGGTACTACTACTACCTACACAGCTACGGCGTGCGCTGGGACGGGGAGGACCCCTCGCACATCGCCTACGTGGAGCTGGGGGATAGATACGCCGCGGCGGTTAGGAGGGGACACATACTTGGCGTGCAGTTCCACCCGGAGAGAAGCGGCAAGGCCGGCCTCGCGCTGATTAGGAGATTCCTAGCCGAGGCGCGTAGGTAG
- the purB gene encoding adenylosuccinate lyase gives MYVSPFDWRYGTEEMRRLFSQEAVINAYLEVERALVCALEELGVAEKGCCEKVKNAEVGADEVYRLEKETGHDVLSLVLLLEQKSGCRYVHYGATSNDIIDTAWALLIRRALSIIKQRARAVGEELARLAERYKTLEMVGRTHGQWAEPITLGFKFANYYYELHIACRQLALAEDFIRAKIGGAVGTMAAWGELGPEVRRRVAEMLGLPHHVITTQVAPREAFAVLAASLALTAAVAERLAVEIRELSRPEIGEVVERGGGSSAMPHKANPTTSERIVSLARYVRALTHVAFENVALWHERDLTNSANERIWIPEALLALDEILNSTLRVLKTVYIDEARIEENLQKALPHILTEFHMNKLIREGYSRAEAYKKAREIRALTYEYHKWPVEKLIEETLNLRLCD, from the coding sequence ATGTACGTATCCCCATTTGACTGGCGCTACGGCACCGAGGAGATGCGCCGCCTCTTCAGCCAGGAGGCAGTCATCAACGCCTATCTAGAGGTGGAGAGGGCGCTTGTATGTGCGCTGGAGGAGCTGGGCGTGGCTGAGAAGGGCTGTTGCGAAAAAGTAAAAAACGCAGAGGTAGGCGCCGACGAGGTCTACCGGCTTGAGAAGGAGACGGGGCACGACGTGCTGAGCCTAGTGCTTCTGCTGGAACAGAAAAGCGGGTGCAGGTACGTGCACTACGGGGCCACCTCCAACGACATAATAGACACGGCGTGGGCTCTGCTCATTAGACGCGCCCTCTCCATAATAAAGCAGAGGGCGCGGGCCGTGGGCGAGGAGCTAGCGCGCCTCGCGGAGAGGTACAAAACCCTAGAGATGGTAGGCAGGACACACGGACAGTGGGCCGAGCCCATCACGCTGGGCTTCAAATTCGCAAACTACTACTACGAGCTCCACATCGCATGCAGACAGCTGGCCCTCGCCGAGGATTTTATAAGAGCCAAGATAGGGGGCGCCGTCGGCACCATGGCCGCGTGGGGGGAACTAGGCCCCGAGGTCAGGAGGAGGGTCGCCGAGATGTTGGGCCTCCCCCACCACGTAATTACGACCCAGGTGGCGCCCAGGGAGGCGTTCGCCGTGCTGGCCGCCTCTCTGGCGCTGACGGCGGCCGTCGCCGAGCGCCTCGCGGTGGAGATAAGAGAGCTCTCCCGCCCCGAGATCGGCGAGGTGGTGGAGAGGGGAGGCGGCTCCTCCGCCATGCCTCACAAGGCCAACCCCACGACCTCCGAGCGCATCGTCAGCCTGGCGAGGTACGTGAGGGCTTTGACACACGTGGCGTTTGAAAACGTGGCCCTGTGGCACGAGAGGGATCTCACAAACTCCGCCAACGAGCGCATATGGATACCCGAGGCCCTCCTCGCCCTGGACGAAATCCTCAACAGCACCCTTAGAGTCTTGAAGACCGTGTACATAGACGAGGCGAGAATAGAGGAGAACCTGCAGAAGGCGCTACCCCACATCCTCACAGAATTCCACATGAACAAGTTAATAAGAGAGGGGTACAGCAGAGCCGAGGCGTACAAAAAAGCCCGGGAAATACGCGCATTGACGTACGAATACCATAAGTGGCCCGTGGAGAAATTAATAGAAGAAACACTAAACCTGAGACTATGTGATTAA
- a CDS encoding PaREP1 family protein, translating to MEVLPEPWFDLMRYRAVRLREALYEAELAEKFLEEGLVRNAAGKAFQSWKAIVAAYSVDKIEELGRAFPGRKKLRGARRVVDKAVWIVAIMPTTALKKVAQIVGGDVDLYTNIALLLCEYQYNGPDPEGILSVYPDDDAAVKDVKRLVEKAKELARQLHL from the coding sequence GTGGAGGTTTTGCCAGAGCCTTGGTTCGACCTAATGCGGTATAGAGCGGTGCGGCTAAGGGAGGCTCTTTACGAGGCTGAGCTGGCGGAGAAGTTCCTTGAGGAGGGCCTTGTGCGAAATGCCGCGGGTAAGGCCTTCCAGAGCTGGAAGGCTATTGTCGCCGCGTATTCAGTGGACAAAATCGAGGAGCTAGGGAGGGCTTTCCCCGGCCGTAAAAAGCTGAGGGGCGCCAGACGCGTCGTCGATAAGGCGGTGTGGATAGTGGCAATAATGCCAACCACAGCCCTCAAGAAAGTGGCGCAGATAGTTGGAGGAGACGTAGATCTCTATACAAACATAGCGCTACTGCTCTGCGAGTATCAGTACAACGGCCCCGATCCCGAGGGTATACTCAGCGTGTATCCAGACGACGACGCCGCGGTAAAGGACGTGAAGAGGCTAGTCGAAAAGGCTAAGGAGCTAGCGAGACAACTCCATTTATAA
- a CDS encoding adenylosuccinate synthetase, which yields MLYVVVDGFFGDTGKGKVVAYLAAVDKPALCVRTGAPNAGHTVAWRGEAVVLRTLPTCFVNPGSKLAVAPGALIKIDVFLSEVEKFGRGRSYVDFNTGVIEEAHVERERADEFLMKTVGSTGQGVGAAMVDRVLRRLRLAKEFEALKPYLADVPAMIHQERSRGVVIEGTQGTFLSLYHGTYPYVTSRDVTASGVLSEAGVGPRAVDHVVLVFKAYVTRVGNGPLPGELPPEEAERRGWAERGAVTGRPRRAAPFNMELAKRAVLLNTPTQIAITKIDILFRDASGKTRWTDLPPEARKWIEEVEDALKVPITLIGTGPEPQHMVDLRKEKGEV from the coding sequence ATGCTATACGTCGTCGTCGACGGCTTCTTCGGCGACACGGGAAAGGGCAAAGTCGTGGCGTATCTAGCCGCCGTCGACAAGCCGGCGCTGTGCGTGAGGACCGGCGCCCCCAACGCGGGGCATACAGTGGCTTGGAGAGGGGAGGCCGTGGTCCTACGCACGCTCCCCACGTGCTTCGTCAACCCCGGCTCCAAGCTGGCCGTGGCACCCGGCGCGTTGATCAAGATAGACGTATTCCTCTCTGAGGTGGAGAAGTTCGGCAGAGGCCGTAGCTACGTCGACTTCAACACAGGCGTCATAGAAGAGGCGCACGTGGAGCGGGAGAGGGCAGACGAATTTCTCATGAAAACAGTCGGCTCCACGGGGCAGGGCGTCGGGGCCGCGATGGTCGACCGCGTCCTCCGGAGGCTTAGGCTGGCCAAGGAGTTCGAGGCGCTTAAGCCCTACCTCGCCGACGTCCCGGCGATGATACACCAAGAGCGGAGCCGGGGCGTGGTTATAGAAGGCACCCAGGGGACCTTCCTATCCCTCTACCACGGCACCTACCCCTACGTCACAAGTAGAGACGTCACGGCAAGCGGCGTGTTGAGCGAGGCGGGGGTGGGTCCCAGGGCCGTGGACCACGTCGTGCTTGTATTCAAGGCCTACGTTACGAGGGTGGGCAACGGCCCCCTACCCGGCGAGCTACCGCCAGAAGAGGCCGAGAGGAGGGGATGGGCCGAGCGGGGAGCCGTCACCGGCAGGCCGAGGAGGGCGGCGCCATTCAACATGGAGCTCGCCAAGCGCGCAGTTCTCCTCAACACCCCCACCCAAATAGCCATAACAAAGATAGACATCCTCTTCAGAGACGCCTCAGGCAAAACCAGGTGGACAGATCTACCGCCAGAAGCCAGGAAGTGGATTGAAGAAGTGGAAGACGCGCTGAAGGTACCCATCACGTTGATAGGAACCGGCCCAGAGCCGCAACACATGGTAGACTTGAGAAAGGAGAAAGGAGAAGTGTAA
- a CDS encoding NAD(P)/FAD-dependent oxidoreductase, translating to MVTQYLSRLRTLDRYVGDYDVVIVGAGPAGLFAALELAEAGGVKVALIDGGYKASQRHCPLQTPLEKCTYCVPCHIMYGIGGAGTLSSGLINLRPDVGGDLHELVGDWDRAMELINYVDSIFVKFGAPGRVYEPNMEYLAKLSALAARVNARIIPIRQRHMGTDGSRMVVEAMTRHLEGAGVAVMYATWAVEVERGSNGLFTVKTTRGVLNARAVLLAPGRGGAEWLVSQLKRLGASIDFGPVDIGVRVEVPYHVMKPLTDAVHDPKVVLYTSKYDDKVRTFCTNPRGFVVKEVYSDGTIGVNGETYLEKKSDNTNFAFLVTLRLTDPMEDTLEFGKSIARLATKLGGGKPLIQRLYDLERGQRSTWDRIRRSSISPTLKDVTPGDISLALPHRIVEDIIEGLKKLDELAPGVASPQTLIYAPEIKYYSARPAVDANLMTTVPGLFVAGDGAGLSRGINVAAATGVLAARGILKYLAQH from the coding sequence GTGGTTACGCAGTACCTATCCCGCCTCAGGACGCTGGATCGGTACGTGGGGGATTACGACGTGGTGATAGTGGGGGCGGGGCCGGCGGGCCTCTTCGCTGCTCTTGAGCTGGCCGAGGCCGGGGGGGTTAAGGTAGCTCTCATCGACGGTGGGTACAAGGCCTCGCAGAGGCACTGCCCTCTGCAGACTCCTCTGGAGAAGTGCACCTACTGCGTCCCCTGCCACATCATGTACGGCATTGGGGGGGCTGGCACGTTGAGCTCCGGCCTCATCAACCTCAGGCCGGACGTGGGGGGCGACCTCCACGAGCTGGTGGGGGACTGGGACAGGGCGATGGAGCTTATCAACTACGTGGATTCGATATTTGTCAAGTTCGGGGCGCCGGGCCGCGTCTACGAGCCTAATATGGAGTACCTCGCGAAGCTCTCGGCGCTGGCTGCGAGGGTCAACGCGAGGATTATCCCAATACGCCAGCGCCACATGGGCACCGATGGGAGTAGGATGGTTGTGGAGGCTATGACTCGACACCTCGAGGGGGCCGGCGTCGCCGTGATGTACGCCACGTGGGCTGTGGAGGTGGAGCGTGGGTCGAATGGACTCTTCACTGTCAAGACTACCCGCGGCGTGCTGAACGCGAGGGCTGTTCTTCTGGCGCCGGGGAGGGGCGGCGCCGAGTGGCTTGTCTCACAGCTAAAGCGCCTGGGCGCCTCTATTGACTTCGGCCCTGTGGATATTGGGGTGCGGGTGGAGGTGCCGTACCACGTCATGAAGCCGCTTACAGACGCGGTGCACGACCCCAAGGTGGTTCTCTACACCTCTAAATACGACGACAAGGTGAGGACTTTCTGTACGAACCCCCGCGGCTTCGTGGTTAAGGAGGTGTATTCGGACGGCACGATCGGCGTCAACGGCGAGACGTACCTAGAGAAAAAGAGCGACAACACAAACTTCGCGTTTCTAGTGACGCTCAGGCTTACAGACCCCATGGAGGACACGCTTGAGTTCGGCAAGTCAATCGCCAGGCTGGCCACCAAGCTGGGGGGCGGCAAGCCGCTCATCCAGAGGCTTTACGACCTGGAGAGGGGGCAGAGATCCACCTGGGACCGTATTAGGAGGTCGAGTATATCCCCCACGCTTAAAGACGTCACACCTGGCGACATATCCCTCGCGCTACCCCACCGCATTGTTGAGGACATTATAGAGGGGTTGAAGAAGCTCGACGAGCTGGCCCCCGGCGTGGCGAGCCCCCAGACGCTTATCTACGCCCCTGAGATTAAGTACTACTCAGCGAGGCCTGCGGTAGACGCAAACCTGATGACGACAGTTCCCGGCTTATTCGTTGCGGGCGACGGCGCCGGCCTCTCCCGCGGCATAAATGTCGCCGCGGCCACCGGGGTTCTAGCGGCGAGGGGAATTCTGAAATACCTCGCGCAACATTGA
- a CDS encoding ATP-binding protein, whose amino-acid sequence METLERSNPWWFDPDWSERDIHLRRWASERVRWIPQWIEHLSLSPPALNFVYGPRQTGKTTGVKFLIKHLLESVPPESVVYVDLDSVVSLREFREVMHWVLARAEARGVKRLYIFLDEVTSLRGWWRVVKFYIDSGALERSVVTATGSSAVELLKTPEKFPGRRGSGRDVVVLPLGFPQFVAVLYGEARDPAVVEALFEEYLKRGGFPKSINEHPDAVASLIDAVVSETYRHGRSPQLLKEIIGAIMEKVPSPLSYHAVAQEVGISHNTVRDYVEFLKDLYLLGVAYLLEGDKPNLRREKKIFFRDPLIYRALAWWTGKAVDESTLLEHVAQEHLYRTCGSVYYYRNRTEIDIVAGSYRLEIKTSKARKSYPREVQIVAKKDLPIFLLQLKSC is encoded by the coding sequence ATGGAGACGTTGGAGCGGAGCAACCCGTGGTGGTTCGACCCAGACTGGTCCGAGAGGGATATACACCTTAGGCGCTGGGCGTCGGAGAGAGTTAGGTGGATTCCACAATGGATAGAGCACTTATCCCTCTCCCCACCTGCTCTTAATTTTGTCTACGGACCGCGGCAGACTGGGAAAACCACCGGCGTGAAGTTTCTCATTAAGCACCTGCTCGAGAGCGTCCCACCGGAGTCTGTGGTTTATGTCGACCTGGACTCCGTGGTCTCACTGAGGGAGTTTAGAGAGGTGATGCATTGGGTGCTGGCTAGGGCTGAGGCGAGAGGCGTCAAGCGGCTATATATATTCCTCGACGAAGTGACCTCTCTCAGGGGATGGTGGAGGGTGGTCAAGTTTTACATAGACTCCGGGGCTTTGGAGAGGTCGGTGGTCACAGCGACTGGATCTTCGGCTGTTGAGCTGTTGAAAACTCCAGAAAAATTTCCAGGTCGGAGGGGGAGCGGAAGAGATGTGGTTGTCCTGCCGCTGGGCTTCCCCCAGTTCGTAGCTGTGCTCTACGGAGAGGCGAGAGATCCCGCCGTGGTTGAGGCCTTGTTTGAGGAGTACTTAAAGAGAGGTGGGTTTCCCAAGTCTATAAATGAGCACCCAGACGCCGTCGCCTCGCTTATCGACGCCGTGGTCTCTGAGACGTATAGACACGGAAGGAGCCCCCAGCTATTAAAAGAAATAATAGGCGCCATCATGGAGAAGGTTCCCAGTCCTCTGTCGTACCACGCCGTGGCTCAGGAGGTTGGGATATCTCACAACACAGTCCGCGACTATGTGGAATTTCTCAAAGATCTCTATCTGCTGGGGGTGGCGTATCTACTAGAGGGAGACAAGCCAAACCTCCGACGAGAGAAAAAAATCTTCTTTAGAGACCCACTGATATATAGAGCTCTAGCCTGGTGGACCGGGAAGGCAGTTGACGAATCTACGCTACTTGAACACGTGGCTCAGGAACACCTCTACAGGACATGCGGCTCTGTCTACTACTACAGAAATAGGACTGAGATAGACATAGTCGCGGGGAGCTACAGGCTGGAGATAAAGACGTCCAAAGCCCGGAAGAGCTACCCCAGGGAGGTGCAGATAGTCGCCAAGAAAGATCTGCCAATATTCCTCCTACAGCTAAAGAGTTGCTGA
- the hisE gene encoding phosphoribosyl-ATP diphosphatase, translated as MTCQVLEKLEGVIRRRIAEGNPQSYTYRLYSSGIPAVARKVGEEAVEVAVAALSEGRERVVAEAADLLYHLLVLLNSLGLSLADVCGELERRMK; from the coding sequence ATGACGTGCCAGGTGCTGGAGAAGCTTGAGGGGGTCATCCGCCGGAGAATTGCCGAGGGCAACCCCCAGAGCTACACATACCGCCTATACTCCTCGGGCATTCCCGCGGTAGCCCGGAAGGTCGGTGAGGAGGCGGTGGAGGTGGCCGTGGCGGCCTTGTCAGAGGGGAGGGAGAGGGTGGTGGCCGAGGCGGCTGACCTCCTCTACCACCTCTTGGTGTTGCTGAACTCACTCGGCCTTTCTCTCGCGGATGTCTGCGGCGAGTTGGAGAGGCGGATGAAGTAG